In one window of Clupea harengus chromosome 4, Ch_v2.0.2, whole genome shotgun sequence DNA:
- the LOC105906464 gene encoding sialidase-3-like produces MGCSATTSSCRETLVFADEKQHFRIPALLYVKEWQTFLAFAEKRTSPKDEDANNLVMSKGTRQPDGSLQWSPTEDVKEAAKDGYRTMNPCPVFERNSKTLFLFFICIEGKTPENQLKPGQTRLCYVTSTDHGVTWSDLTDLTSTVNFTNYQTFAVGPGHGIQLSSGTLLVPAYVKVGSGKSVKPHAVVLRSEDQHTWKAGQPITMESGECQLAEVSDGKGGRQVYLNARSTGAPKPRVEALSDDGGASFTLFTPLNRKLEETPTGCQGSVLGRSSETGLLFSHPTRGEGPDRLDLGVYLRKSLQDTDPWGEPHIIHPGPSGYSDLTCCEEEGHFGCLMECGHEKRLHIVFKEFDVKEILHIVNHSDVDRGEAV; encoded by the exons ATGGGATGCTCTGCCACTACATCCTCCTGCAGAGAAACACTTGTGTTTGCTGATGAAAAACAACACTTCAGAATTCCAGCTCTTCTTTACGTTAAAGAATGGCAGACATTCCTGGCATTTGCAGAGAAGCGCACCTCTCCCAAAGATGAAGACGCAAATAATCTGGTGATGAGTAAAGGCACACGCCAGCCTGACGGCTCACTACAG TGGTCTCCCACCGAGGACGTGAAGGAGGCGGCCAAAGATGGCTACCGCACCATGAACCCCTGTCCAGTCTTTGAAAGGAACTCAAAAacactgtttctgtttttcatctGCATCGAGGGTAAAACTCCCGAAAATCAGCTCAAGCCAGGCCAGACTCGTTTATGCTACGTCACCAGCACAGACCACGGGGTGACCTGGAGCGATTTAACAGACTTAACGAGCACTGTCAACTTTACCAATTACCAAACCTTCGCTGTGGGACCAGGCCACGGGATCCAGCTGAGCAGCGGCACACTGCTCGTGCCTGCCTATGTGAAGGTTGGCTCTGGTAAGAGTGTGAAGCCCCATGCTGTGGTGCTGCGCAGCGAGGACCAGCACACCTGGAAGGCAGGCCAGCCCATCACCATGGAGTCCGGGGAGTGCCAGCTGGCCGAGGTGTCTGACGGGAAGGGTGGGAGGCAGGTGTATCTGAACGCTCGCAGCACCGGAGCACCGAAGCCACGGGTAGAGGCACTGAGTGACGACGGCGGGGCAAGTTTTACCCTTTTTACCCCGCTAAACCGAAAGCTAGAGGAGACGCCCACCGGCTGCCAGGGGAGTGTGTTGGGGAGATCCTCAGAGACGGGTCTGCTCTTCAGCCACCCGACCAGAGGGGAGGGCCCGGACAGGCTGGACCTCGGGGTCTACCTGAGGAAGTCTCTCCAAGACACAGACCCCTGGGGTGAACCCCACATCATCCACCCAGGGCCCAGTGGCTACTCAGACCTCACCTGCTGTGAGGAGGAGGGTCACTTTGGTTGTCTGATGGAGTGTGGCCATGAGAAACGTCTTCATATTGTCTTCAAAGAGTTCGATGTCAAGGAGATACTGCACATAGTTAATCATTCAGATGTAGACAGAGGGGAAGCTGTGTGA
- the LOC116220350 gene encoding sialidase-3-like, with protein MGCTATKCCATTSPCGETLVFADKNYDFRIPALLYVKEWKTFLAFAEKRTSSNDADATKARGSLQWSPTEDLMKATIHGYRTMNPCPVFERISKRLFLFFICIKGQIPECKLKPGQTCLCYITSTDHGVTWSDITDLTSSVNFTNYQTFAVGPGHGIQLNSGTLLVPAYVKVGSGKSVKPHVVVLRSEDQHTWKASQPITVESLECQLAEVSDGEGRRQVYLNTRSTGAPVPRVEALSDDGGASFPLFPLKNRTLKETPHGCQGSVLGFPASDIPAGGGGSSETALLFSHPTAPTKGKDWDRLDLGVYLRKSLQDDDPWGKPHIIHKGASGYSDLTCCEEEGHFGCLMECSKVEMCKRLQIAFTEFDVKEILQIVNHSDVDRGEAV; from the exons ATGGGATGCACTGCCACTAAATGCTGTGCCACTACATCCCCCTGCGGTGAAACACTTGTGTTTGCTGATAAAAACTATGACTTCAGAATTCCAGCTCTTCTTTACGTTAAAGAATGGAAGACATTCCTGGCGTTTGCAGAGAAGCGCACCTCTTCCAACGATGCAGACGCAACGAAGGCACGCGGCAGCC TCCAGTGGTCTCCCACAGAGGACTTGATGAAGGCAACAATACATGGCTACCGCACCATGAACCCCTGTCCAGTCTTTGAGAGGATCTCAAAAAGACTGTTTCTCTTCTTCATCTGCATCAAGGGTCAAATTCCAGAATGTAAGCTCAAGCCAGGCCAGACTTGTTTATGCTACATCACCAGCACAGACCACGGGGTGACCTGGAGCGATATAACAGACTTAACGAGCAGTGTCAACTTTACCAATTACCAAACCTTTGCTGTGGGACCGGGCCACGGGATCCAGCTGAACAGCGGCACACTGCTCGTGCCTGCCTATGTGAAGGTTGGCTCTGGTAAGAGTGTGAAGCCCCATGTTGTGGTGCTGCGCAGCGAGGACCAGCACACCTGGAAGGCAAGCCAGCCCATCACCGTGGAGTCCCTGGAGTGCCAGCTGGCCGAGGTGTCTGACGGGGAGGGTAGGAGGCAGGTGTATCTGAACACTCGCAGCACCGGAGCACCGGTGCCACGGGTAGAGGCACTGAGTGACGACGGCGGGGCAAGTTTCCCCCTTTTCCCCCTCAAAAACCGAACGCTAAAGGAGACGCCTCACGGCTGCCAGGGGAGTGTGTTGGGGTTCCCTGCCAGTGACATTccagcaggaggagggggatcCTCAGAGACGGCTCTGCTCTTCAGCCACCCGACCGCACCGACCAAAGGAAAGGACTGGGACAGGCTGGACCTCGGGGTCTACCTGAGAAAGTCTCTCCAGGACGACGACCCCTGGGGTAAACCCCACATCATCCACAAGGGGGCCAGTGGATACTCAGACCTCACCTGCTGTGAGGAGGAGGGTCACTTTGGTTGTCTGATGGAGTGTAGCAAGGTGGAAATGTGTAAACGTCTTCAGATCGCCTTCACAGAGTTCGATGTCAAGGAGATACTGCAAATAGTCAATCATTCAGATGTAGACAGAGGGGAAGCTGTGTGA